A single region of the Gossypium arboreum isolate Shixiya-1 chromosome 12, ASM2569848v2, whole genome shotgun sequence genome encodes:
- the LOC108450518 gene encoding protein SEH1, which translates to MEKPVATLDKGAICLAWNYCGQRLAAGFVDGCLSILDSRDPLSSSFTSSSKFKVHEGCIVKVTWIPPEYGVAVACISEDGTLSIWEELVEGTNPLEWKPCRSFKTSSKVLDVQFSVSQTSLKMVAAYSDGFVKVFELLDPLELKNWQLQAEFQNVIDSVSIVGKASCLTACISWNPQNGEGQESSFILGFNSDTPQLNSPKVWEFDPAHQRWLPVAELALPGDKGDQIYSVAWAPNIGRPYEVIATASQKGISVWRVGSTTDMDGRLSMEKVALLSGHNSEVWQMEWDMSGMTLATTGGDGRVRLWQSNLNGTWHEQATLEPTSS; encoded by the exons ATGGAGAAACCAGTGGCGACACTCGATAAAGGCGCAATATGCTTGGCCTGGAACTACTGCGGCCAGAGATTAGCCGCCGGCTTCGTCGATGGTTGTCTCTCAATTTTAGATTCTCGTGACCCTTTGTCTTCTTCATTCACTTCCTCCTCCAAATTCAAG GTGCACGAAGGTTGCATTGTGAAGGTTACTTGGATCCCGCCCGAGTATGGGGTTGCTGTTGCTTGCATTTCAGAAGATGGGACTTTATCAATATGGGAAGAGCTTGTAGAAG GTACAAATCCTCTTGAATGGAAGCCATGCAGGAGCTTTAAAACTAGCTCTAAGGTTTTAGATGTTCAATTTAGTGTCAGTCAaacgagcttgaaaatg GTTGCTGCTTACTCAGATGGCTTCGTGAAAGTCTTTGAGCTCCTTGATCCTTTAGAACTAAAGAACTGGCAACTTCAG GCCGAATTTCAAAATGTTATAGATTCGGTTTCCATAGTAGGGAAGGCTTCATGCTTGACAGCATGTATTTCATGGAATCCACAAAATGGTGAAGGCCAAGAATCAAGCTTTATTTTGGGTTTCAATTCTGACACTCCACAACTCAATTCCCCCAAG GTGTGGGAATTTGATCCAGCTCATCAGAGATGGCTGCCAGTAGCAGAGTTGGCTTTGCCTGGTGACAAGGGAGATCAAATATATTCTGTTGCATGGGCACCAAACATTGGACG GCCATATGAGGTAATAGCTACTGCTTCTCAAAAAGGAATTTCTGTATGGCGTGTTGGATCAACCACTGACATGGATGGAAGGCTCTCCATGGAGAAGGTTGCATTGCTTTCTGGACATAACAGTGAG GTGTGGCAGATGGAATGGGATATGAGTGGAATGACCTTGGCAACCACCGGGGGTGATGGGCGTGTAAGGCTGTGGCAATCTAACTTGAACGGCACCTGGCATGAACAAGCAACGCTTGAACCCACTTCATCTTAG
- the LOC128285533 gene encoding phenylacetaldehyde reductase-like: MEKQATSKVCCVTGGSGYLGSWLVKKLLHKGYTVHATLRNLDDKSKVGFLKSLPGAHTKLVLFQADIYNPDEFKHAVQGCEYVFHVATAKQTGDSQSSQVNN; this comes from the exons ATGGAGAAGCAAGCAACAAGCAAGGTCTGCTGCGTTACTGGAGGTTCTGGATATTTAGGTTCTTGGCTTGTTAAGAAGCTCCTCCATAAGGGCTACACTGTCCATGCAACCCTACGAAACTTAG ATGATAAATCGAAAGTTGGGTTTTTGAAGTCCCTGCCTGGCGCACACACCAAACTGGTTTTATTCCAAGCTGATATCTACAATCCCGACGAGTTCAAACATGCAGTTCAGGGGTGTGAATATGTGTTTCATGTGGCTACTGCAAAGCAAACAGGCGACAGTCAAAGCTCACAGGTTAATAACTAG
- the LOC108451098 gene encoding anthocyanidin reductase ((2S)-flavan-3-ol-forming)-like: MQKIIEATVSGVRSIADSCLKSPSVKRLIYTASVIAVSPLMKDGFNVKSCVDESYWTDVDVASIHGLQYMRTYTISKTLAEKVALSYNGEANVNGDKLEVVTLPCGLVGGETLLSFVPSSVAALFLPLTGNSSTLVALQYMEQLLGSVPIVHIDDVCDAHIFCMEKPTMAGRFICAAANPTIRQIAAHFRENYPKYQIPEELMGEEKEGITWDNSKLVKMGFEYKEDMGKILDDSVKCGMRLAAVGSLC; this comes from the exons ATGCAGAAAATCATTGAAGCAACGGTTTCAGGTGTGAGGAGCATCGCCGATTCCTGCCTCAAATCGCCAAGCGTTAAACGACTTATCTACACGGCTTCGGTTATCGCAGTATCGCCATTAATGAAAGATGGGTTCAACGTCAAATCTTGCGTGGATGAATCGTATTGGACTGATGTTGATGTTGCATCAATCCATGGCCTTCAATATATGCGG ACATATACTATATCGAAAACCTTAGCGGAAAAAGTGGCATTGAGCTATAACGGTGAAGCTAATGTTAATGGCGACAAGCTCGAAGTTGTGACTCTTCCTTGTGGGCTTGTTGGAGGGGAGACTCTGCTTTCATTCGTGCCTTCAAGCGTCGCGGCCTTGTTTTTGCCGCTTACTGGGAACTCATCTACTTTGGTGGCCTTACAATACATGGAACAGCTTCTGGGATCGGTTCCTATAGTTCACATCGATGACGTTTGCGATGCCCATATCTTCTGCATGGAGAAACCCACCATGGCCGGCAGATTCATCTGTGCCGCAGCTAATCCAACCATAAGACAAATCGCAGCCCATTTTCGAGAAAATTATCCAAAATACCAGATACCAGAAGA GTTGATGGGGGAAGAAAAGGAAGGTATCACATGGGACAACAGCAAACTGGTGAAGATGGGATTTGAGTACAAGGAGGACATGGGAAAAATATTGGATGATAGTGTAAAATGTGGAATGCGACTTGCAGCTGTGGGCTCTCTCTGTTAG
- the LOC108452088 gene encoding probable WRKY transcription factor 53 produces MEHRWNREQGTLISELIQGMELAKQLRVHLDTASSTESMDLLVQKILSSYEKALLILQFSRTMSMGQPQQNVGATSGVPESPLSINGSPRSDDLDKDNQDTRDVSKKRKMFPRWTDHVRVTSESLLEGTHDDGYSWRKYGQKDILGAKYPRSYYRCTYRHTQDCWATKQVQRSDEDPTIFEITYRGTHTCVNGNQPVPPPASPEKQEYKLTNLNTNNNQQLQSQDILSNLRKGLRVNTEGLDNKEMATSFSFPSTSFGWLKTENNSFSPSAVLDNNNILNSFSSPFTSPATPELNYFSASQPQMNSFGGMLSTQNSEPDLKELISANTSATNSEIIDLDFSLDQVELDPNFQFDTQGFFSS; encoded by the exons aTGGAGCATAGATGGAACCGGGAGCAGGGGACATTGATCAGTGAGTTGATTCAAGGGATGGAGTTAGCGAAACAGCTAAGGGTGCATTTAGATACAGCCTCTTCTACTGAATCAATGGACTTGTTAGTACAGAAGATTCTGTCTTCCTATGAGAAAGCTCTTCTGATTTTGCAATTCAGTAGGACTATGTCTATGGGACAGCCACAACAGAATGTGGGTGCAACATCCGGTGTGCCAGAGTCTCCTCTATCCATCAATGGCAGCCCTCGGAGTGATGATTTAGATAAGGATAACCAGGATACTAGAGATGTCTCAAAGAAGAG AAAGATGTTTCCGAGATGGACGGATCATGTGAGAGTTACTTCCGAAAGTCTGCTGGAAGGAACTCATGATGATGGCTACAGTTGGAGAAAATATGGGCAAAAAGACATCCTGGGAGCCAAATATCCTAG AAGCTATTATCGATGCACGTACCGGCACACGCAGGACTGCTGGGCCACAAAGCAAGTCCAGAGATCAGATGAAGATCCCACCATCTTTGAGATCACTTACAGGGGAACTCACACATGTGTCAATGGAAACCAGCCCGTTCCGCCACCAGCATCACCAGAAAAACAAGAATATAAATTGACCAACCTTAATACTAACAATAACCAACAATTGCAATCACAAGATATCCTCTCGAATCTTCGAAAAGGCCTAAGGGTCAATACCGAGGGCTTAGACAATAAAGAGATGGCAACTTCTTTTTCATTTCCTTCGACATCATTCGGGTGGCTTAAGACCGAAAACAATAGTTTTTCACCTTCAGCAGTCCTTGATAACAACAATATCTTAAACAGCTTTTCTTCCCCTTTCACGTCTCCTGCTACGCCTGAATTAAACTACTTTTCAGCTTCACAACCTCAGATGAACAGCTTCGGAGGGATGCTTAGCACACAAAACTCTGAACCTGATCTCAAGGAGTTGATTTCAGCCAACACTTCAGCCACCAACTCTGAAATTATAGACTTGGATTTCTCACTCGATCAAGTTGAGTTAGATCCAAATTTCCAATTCGATACCCAAGGATTTTTCTCCTCCTAA